GGTGGCAATATAAGTCTTCAATTGAGCGCCACAAATAGCGGCAGCACCTGTACTACGCCTTCTTGAAGATGCCCGTCAAGTGCAGCGCGACTTcatacgcagaaaaaaaaaggcttgtcACGCCACCGAAGCAGGTCGTGGCCATGTGTTATGGGAAACAATTTACGATCCCGCTAGTAAGCCCCTTGTGGTGGCTATAGGACATGCAGTGAACGTGTCACCGAAAGCTTCTAAATCGGACCGTGCATTTGTAAGCCTCCTTTAAAATCTCAAGGGGGCGCGCTTTCCACTCGTGTGCGGCCGAGTACTGATTGAACTCAGCTTTTGGTAGCAAGGTGATTTAGTTTGCGTATGTCTCCGCGTCCGTGGTGTTTGGTATTACGAGATCACCACCACAAGTTCAGATAACCTGATCAGGTGCCTTTTTTTACGCCGGAAGCCGCGCTCGTCTTCCCGCGTGTTTTGAACCCGTAGCATTGCAGGTAACAAAAGATCTGTTGCACTCTCGGCACAAAGAAAACCACACAACATATTTGCTGTATCGACGGCTATACAATAAATCATCAAAAACAAGCAAAAATTTTAGAATTTCTCAAACCTGGGTGAAAGAAAATAGCTATCCAGTTTATTATGCCTGCTATCAATATTATGTTGCCACGGGCCAGTTTATTCTAAGCTAGAAATACATGACTGAACATCCTCTGGGCAGGTAGAGAAAACAGGAATCAGAACTCCGAAGAAATTCAGGCAGCCGCATTAAGATAATGAGTCTCCGAAATGAAATTACGTCTGAGGGCACTGTAGCTACGTACGTCATCGCCCTCAGCAGTACACCGGCGCAACAGAGACTTCAATGTGCTGAGTTGTTCACCGATATCGAAACAGTGGGAACGTTACCGTCTTTATATCATCATATTTTATACTAGTCCACCTATATTCACTGCGCCTAATTGTTGTGTTTATTAAGCGCGTTGTGTTTAGTTAATATGTTGGTATGAGTTCCTCACTCCCACAAATTCGCCTCGACAAATACCGTTCTGTTTTCGTTTATTTTATCGCTCTCTTTTAGTTAGAACTTTCTTGTAAAAACCAACACTGAACACAATGTGCACTTTCACCTTATTGAGGTAGATTGCAAGAAAACTAGGGCTTTACTTGCGCGAGAAATCGCTGTGCCCAAATGATCGTGAAATACTCGCTATTTTACTTATTTTACTTATTGACTTTAGGACACACGTTCCAAATGCAACATTGAAGCCACGTCTGCTTAACAATAGCCGCGCCAACATGTCCTAAAATATGCGTTTGCGTTACGCTTAAGGCTATTGTAAATCTCCCAACTGGGGCGTCAATGTATTTCGCAGAACATTTTCAAGTTGCAAATCTCTAAAGGCCTGTTCGTTTTCCAATTTATGCTTCGCACAGAGGACCTAACTACAGCTGGGATTAAATTTCATGATTGCAAGATTTGCTCCAAAGTGAGTAATTAAGAAGGTAATTAGTGAATATTTTTATAAATCACCTGCATTATTTCATTTGTGATGCAAACCACATCTTGCAAAAGTGCCGCTGTAAAGGCGAAATAAAACTGTGTCCCAGGCGATGGTTAGACAAGCTGTTccagccaaaaagaaaaaaagcagccaAGTGGCACACCGGAACTCAGAAGCATGCGTCTTTGTACAAATCGTTCCTCTTTGCCGAGTGACGCTggaatgtccccccccccccctccctccgagGAAAAATAAGTAGTAAAGTCACGCAAGCCAGTGTGACGTGCAGTGTAACTGCACAAAAGTAGCATGCCAGGAAGTGCTGCAGCATAAATGACGAcatcaacaataacaaaaaaagtgTAGCGAAAAAGCGTCTTATCCCGTGCCGTAGTTGGCTGTCACCACATCATTCTAAAACAAAAATCTGTGACGTCTGCTTCCTTCTGCGTCGGCATTGGGGAAGACAATTTTCGAAATAGCACGAAAAAAAGTGTCCACGCACTATAAAACTGGCTGCCCGCACACAGAGATCTCAAACACCTCCGAGCAGCTCAAGCAGTTTCATAAAAGAAGAATTTTAATTTTTCGGTGCAACAGTGAAACATGACCTCAGTCGTAAGTATTTCTTGTTTTTCGTTAAGCTACAACATTGCATACTAcggagaaaagagaaagaagtcCACATTCTAAGACACCCACATCGAAACCACATTTTGAAGTGCAGCTCCAATATAATTGTCGATTTTGAGGTAAGAGATAGAATTAGTTCCTTAATTTCGACATAATACCAACATGGAAAGACTACCAAAATGTCCGCAAGCTGTGTTTGTTACCTTATATGGCATTTATATTATGTAAACGCTATCTTATATCATGCTCGCAACAAGCGCAATTGTGCGTATATTTATGCAGAAATAACATGCGAATGAAACAGCAGGCAGGGATCGTATTAAAAGCTGCCTTGAGATAAATGAGTAGAGCTCTGTCCTAGCGATATCTTTCGAAGCTGCTCATGGGTAGTCTCTACAGGACGTCGAGCAGAGTAAATTCAATACAATTGCtggattgtgcaacatgttttgTTTTAGGCTCTTCTGGCTTGCCTCTTCTCCTGTGTCTTTGCCGAGCAAAGGTACAGTGATCCCGGCTACTTTTATGACAGCTTCCAGGGACCTCTCCTAGCTGCTGCAGCCACACCGGGTGTAGCGTCAGCTGAACCAGTCTATGTGAGCATGTTTTATCATCGCTTCAATGACAAGTAGTTATCCTCCTTTGCGATGACAAATAGATTTTTATAAAATTTTTTATCTGCTATATGAAAATAGATACGGAAGTCTATGGCACACACTAAGCAAACCGTTTGATTTCTTGTTTCGCACATCTGCGTTTACTAGGAATAGGGAAATGCATAATTATACCTCAAACTATAAAGCAACTCACTTTGGCTTTTATCATTATTAAATAATTTACTTTGTTAATTGACTTTGGTGTGTTACTTCACTGCAGTAATGTGCTAACAATAAACATAAGAGTGACTTCTAGAATGCGAGCATTAGCTTTTATGTCTTGTACTGTACGCGGCCATAAAACCACCTAGGATGCGTAGTCCAGGGCGCAACTTCACTGAAGAATAAATTGACGCTCCGCTGCCTGGTAGATTCTTCAGGTTATTGTATCCTGTTTTGGTCATAATGAAAATTATGCATAATTTTATTGTGGCGGAAAGATTTAGAAAACGATGCTGCCTCTCTGGGGAGATGTTCATGTGCGACTGGCAGGATTACGTCACTTACTGCCGTCATTGTTATTTCGCAGCCGCCGCAGCCCTACAGTTTTGGCTATGACAACCTCGATGAGTACGGATCGAGGAGCTACCGCAACGAGAAGAGCGACGCAAACAATGTGAAGACAGGATCGTACGGCTACCGAGACGCCAATGGCATCTACAGACGGGTCACATACATCGCCGACGCCAATGGCTACCGCGCTACCATTGACACTAACGAGCCGGGCACAGCTCCGGGATCCAGCGCCGACGCGGTGTTCAATGCAAGACCAATTCGCGTTGCCGCTGGGGCGAAATCTGCATCGGCTCCCGTGCCGGTATACGTTGCCCCTGCCCCATACGGCGTCTCTCACAATCGCTACGGTGCTCGCAACCCGTGGTTTTCATAAGGCGATTTGCGAACTCTCTAACATGTACAGCTAAGCGATACAAGTATTGTAAATAAACGGATTTTGTTGTTGACTTGTTGACATGCTGGCTTGTAAATGATTATAAAAAGCAAATATATGGGTTACATCACAAATTGGGTGCGTGTGATGCCAGGTGGCTTAGAAAACAGAATAAATCTGTAAGTACAAAGCTAGAATACCGATATAGGAGTGATAAACAATCCAATACACATATGAAATCGTACCCACTTTTCTTCATGTGAGAAGCGAAAATTTCAAATTTGCTTTTTGGGTAATGTCACGGCGCTATTAGCACCCAAAATCTAGTTTTACGAGTGAGAACAGTTACAGAGGGCTAACAGTTTTGGGAAATATATGTATGTTTCCCAATAAGAATACAGTATTTGCTGAATGTATAACCTAACATTTATTTCTCCTTTCCTAAGGGTTATCTACTGAGACGATGACATTGTAATTCAATATCCCATGTAGCTTCCTGTCGAGCAGTTGGCCATAATAACAGCATACATAAAAATGCGGGAGAAACCTATTCAATAAAACGCATGTCATTAAAAAATATGAGTCAGAACGCGAATGCAGGACATCGCACATAAGTAAGGGACGTTCGCGAAGTTTTATGGACATGCAAAATTTAACAAATACGGAAGAGCGCGACTGCATTCATGCAACCAGCCACTCGCGTCAAATGTGCGTTGTGGAAATGCGCGGGGAGCCTCACCTAAAAATCTATTGTGTAGTAACCATCGACGACAATTGTTAGCCAAACGCTTCAGGAAGGATATTCTCTATACTACAGAACTGTTGAGCTTGAAGGCATGTGAAGGCACTGGCGTGGAAGGCGACTGCCATTCTTTTGACACAGCCACAGTGTCAGTCGGTTGCGGAATTGGAGGGGTAGCATCATAGCACAGCACCTGAATCTTCAATTGCTCAAAAGCGGAAATAGTGGACGACAGACAAGCCCCACAAATCAGATAACGCGATATCGTGCTCACATTGCTTCGGTACCTTTGTATCGGCAGGCAAACTCGGGCTATCGAGCGATGATTTCGAAAATGTACGAtgcaacaaaataaaaaacagAGCCAATTAGCTTTAAGACCAGAATTGCGGGTCGTGGACCCAGCTTCCACATTGAAGTCAAGGGTGATGGATACGTCTTCGGGTTCTAGCGATTGGAAATGCATCTCTAACCTATATTTAGCAGGGTCAGTCTGCCTTATTGGAGACAGATCAAAACAGGGTATTGAAACCGAACTGAACCGAAAACCACACaagaaaaaatgtttatttttgttttgctccaACCGAGACTTACCGAGCTATACGACTTTTTTTCACTCCGCAGCGAGATCGTAAATCAAAAAGTAACCGTTCTTGGTTCAAGTTGGTCCCCAATTTTGGATGTTTTCATCCATGTATTAAGCTGACATTTGGTTCAATTATAGTTTTCTTATTAGCAAATATAGACTATCTTCGCATGCTTTTAAAAGTAAAAGCTCCGTTAGTGTATCGCAGCGAATTCAGCCGGGGACAGACTTGGCGCTGTGTTCACGCTACAATATATGCATCGCATCCGACGCGCGGACTCAGCAGACTGCGATGCGTGCAAAATACCTGACACCATGCAGTGCATATACTTGTAGCTTGGCCCTGGTAGGACTGTGAAGGACAGGCGTTGACCTCATCGTTAGCGCCAATTAAGAACAAGGCATTCTGTAAAAAAGTATTCGTGGACTCTGGCCCGGGCGCATCAGTGAAGCGAACCACAATGGCTTTCTTAAGTTTTTTTGACTTAATACAAGCTGTGAATTGTGAATTTTATATTTGTGAACGGAACCTTCGAGCATGAACACGTATTCTTTTTATAAATGGTTGTAGGCGCAAAAGTAAAGACATGGACAACAGAATAACAGCCACGGAGAGGCGCACACTGGCAACTCATATTTACTGTTCCCGATGCGTCACTTATATTCCCTCAGACATGCGAACAGGAACATACACAGGTGAGTTCACATAAGATAAAAATCAAACCTTATGGTAACCTATCAACCAGGAAGCGACAACGACGGCACGCTGATACACGACCCGCTGAACTGTCTGATATACCTCGCCTATGGTAGGTTCCGTGCCACCGTGTCCTTACTTTTCCGTGGTATGCATGTGTTTTGCAGCAAACGTGATATGGCAAATATATGCGATAGCGATATAGCGATATGGCAAATTCGAGCCTGTGTCATTCTGAATTCTAGAGGCAACTGTATCTTCTGCTTATACTCAGGCGTAGGAAGAAAATGGTTGGCTCTTCAGGCCTCCAGGTTCTGGGGGGACATTCAAGTCCCGTATGAGGTTCCTGTGGTGCTGAAGCACGGGCCTAAATTCAGTGTTCAGTCAACAATTACTGTCCACAAGGTGCTCTCCGTGAATAGACATGTGGTCAGCGGGGCTAAGACAGAAGACCACAAAAGGTGCGTTCAGGATGGTACGGATAGCTTGTCGAGGAAGTTTCCATACGAAAAGCGTAGTGGCCGTGATCCTTTGAACTATGTTGTGTCTTTTCTGAGGCAGGATGACCTACTCCTCCTAATGGCGgataaagaggggggggggggaggggggttgtaCTCATGAACAAAAGGGCCCTTCGATCTCAAGACTACGGCAGCTTTACAAAAGAATTTCAGAAGTGTGAGTCTGTCGGGCTCCATGGTAGAAGCTGAGGTTGTTGTGTAATGATCGCGGCCTCTTTAGGTTAGCAAAGAGCATCACGGAGTGCGAAGGCGGTAATCTTTCTGTGTTTTTTAACACTAAATCTCATAAACCTGAGATTCCTTTCAGGTACATATTCAGAGAAAACAATCTTTAGCAGGTACTCATCAGTCGGTATTTGTTGAAGCAGTTTAACAGTCTTGTATTAGCCTACCCGTATTTAGTAAAAAAATTCTGGTGACACAATAGCGTTCCTTTCAGGACAATCTCTCTATCGGGTATTTTCTCGATTGATGTTGAAGAGCGGTTTTACTCTATCCCACACAAGGAGCTTTTTATGGCTGTGGGGTCatacattgaaaaaaaatggcGAAGTGTCCTTTGAGAACAAGGCTGAAGTTCCGGTAGAAAGCATTTAGCTGTCGTGGAGTTTTATCTTGGGGCAAGGTTCATGTTTTTTAAGAAGTGCTATTGTGCAGAAGAATGATATATGTATGCGGTCGTTTGGGCACCTGTGTTATGCAATATCTTTTTTCGGAAGCGTTTGCCACCACTTGGAAACCATTTTGTTAAAGGACAAGGTTTTGCAAATCTTTAGGTATGTGGATGACTTGTTGATTGTTTTGAATAAATAACAAGACTGTGCCTACACAGAGTTTAAGGACGTATTAAACACTTATAAACTTCTCGGACAAGGGCTCAGGTTTACTCATGAACTTCCTACTTTCGACAAGCTGCCATTTTTAGACCTTTATCTCATCCTTCATGAAAACATTGTTTGTTGGATGTACCGCGGCCGTGCACAGAATGAACTCTTGTCGTTTCATTCCCCTATTCACTAAAACAAGCTATTCCATTGACTAGCTTACAGGTGGCTCTATGTCTTGCCCCCATGTTTTTCGGGAAAGTTTTACTTTGCAGGTGTCTAGGCTTTTCTCGGCGGGCTTCTCTCCTTCGTTGTTTATTAAGTGTGCGAAGCTTTCTGCAAGAATTTTTGGTGTGAGCCTAACAATGCTTGGCAAAATGCGAAAAGAAACGGAAAACGCTCCCTGTTGTCATTCCATTTATACGCAGAGTCGTTAATTCGTTAAAGAATGTTGCTTTTAGGTACGATGAACCGGTAGTCTTTTGAAAATCCTCGGAAACTTTCTCGCAATTGTGCGCACCCGTCTTCCGTAAAATGGGCCAAGTGTGTAAAGAGCCACGTACAGTgctctttttttaaatgttcagCTGGCATCATTGATGAGATTCTTTTAGACTGGGGCAAGGTATACATCAGCCAAACTAGGGGGTTGTATAAACGATCGCCTGCGAGAGCATGTTCTGTCAATCAGGAATGAGACAGGCTCGCATTTGCCGTATCACTACAAAGTGCGCACGTGTGAAACTTTGCTCGAAAGCGCATGCATAATATGGTAAAGCGAGGCTGCGGTAGCACGGGAGCTAGCAGAGGTGACGTACATCAGAAAGTTTGCTGACCAATGTGTCAGGGTTCCGTCCTTGTCTCTTCGCGAGAATGAGTTTAGTTTCCTGGCTGATATGATATGATTAGGTTCCCTTTTTATCTCATGTGAACTCACCTGTGTACGTTCCTGTTCGCATGCCTGAGGGTATATAAGGCAAACATCGAGAAAAATAAGAACTGTTGCGAGTTAGCGCCAGTCCGTGtcttttattgtgttgttcgtgtcCTATATTTCCGCGTAATACTATTTTTAAGTGCcaagtaccaactagcccgacaggAGACGTTAATGAACACGTATATAACCGCGTCCTATAGCCTGTTCTAGTACCAACTCATTAGTCCACTTTGTTCCTACTCTTCCCTTTTCTTCTGAGCACAGAGCAGGCTGAAGGACTCTCAGCTGTTTCCACAATATattctattttctctctctctcttcttgaagAAAGCATATCTTCTCACAGACCGCAGCATTCGTGTTGGATCTGCACAATTATTTTGCAACTACTTGCGGACTGATTAACAAATAGGCGGGATCGTCCAGTGCAGCTTAGCAGCTGCATCGAGCTTTTGACACAAAACAGATGAACGAGGGTCATacacaacgagggtctcgaatccggctacattgataccttcaggtagcatatgtggatttattgaccagttgccttcacccaaaaagatcacgttctcgtgacgcctgcggcaaaaaagacgttccacgtccgccgccaaggtctgtgagtggtggcgctgcctaacactcccagggttctactaggacacataaatacccaagaaagtggatgggaaacagtgccgcggtagctcagttggtagagcatcacatgcgacatgcgaaggttgtgggttcggttcccacctgcggctggttgttttttcatccactttaatttccattaatgtacagtttctttatttcatttattaatcacaagtaatttcccctatgttgtccttggtgtcagtgtttgttggcttcatatgatatgaCTAAAACAGATCTGTGTCATTCTCAATTGAACATATGCGGTTATGCAAATAAACTTAAACCATAAGTGAACCATTTTCGCTCAACCAAAACGGAAACCTGAATGTTTTGGCAGTCCGCACCTC
This Dermacentor albipictus isolate Rhodes 1998 colony chromosome 1, USDA_Dalb.pri_finalv2, whole genome shotgun sequence DNA region includes the following protein-coding sequences:
- the LOC139054515 gene encoding cuticle protein 10.9-like; its protein translation is MTSVALLACLFSCVFAEQRYSDPGYFYDSFQGPLLAAAATPGVASAEPVYPPQPYSFGYDNLDEYGSRSYRNEKSDANNVKTGSYGYRDANGIYRRVTYIADANGYRATIDTNEPGTAPGSSADAVFNARPIRVAAGAKSASAPVPVYVAPAPYGVSHNRYGARNPWFS